The sequence below is a genomic window from Actinomycetota bacterium.
CGACCAAGCCACCTACCTGGCCGTTTCAACCGGATTGAAGAAGCTTCCCGCTGCGACCAAGCGCAAGATGTTCCAAGGCATCGAGGCGCCCCACCGCATGACCAGCGTGCAGGCCGGAGAAACAGAAGCCGTGCACACCTCGACCTTGGACAACGTGCACCGCCAACAGGTGGTGCCCGTGCAGGGACAGACCGATGTCCTGACGATGGGGATCCCCTACGTCGGCCCCTACAACGTGAATTCGATCATGAATCCGATCCTCGTCGTGTGCATGGGGCTGGGCTACTTCTTCAACACCTACCGCAACGCGCCGTTGGTGCGGCCGGGAGGGGTTGTGATCCTCGCGCACCCCACGCCGCGCCAGTTCCACGCCGTGCACCACCCGTCCTACATTGACTTCTTCGACCAGGTGCTGCCGGAGACGACCGACCCCGCGGCCATCGAGGCGAAGTTCGAGGCGGCGTTCGCGGCAGACCCCTGGTACCGCCACCTGTACCGCAACTCCTACGCCTACCACGGCGTCCACCCGTTCTACATGTGGTACTGGGCCGCGCACGCGATGTCCTACCTCGGCGACGTGATCTTTCTGGGGGGCGACCCGGCCACCGTCCGGCGCCTGGGCTTTAAGTCGGCGTCGACGATGAACGACGCGCTGGAGATGGCGTCGCAGACGGTCGGACGGGACCCGTCGATCACCCACCTGCACTGCCCTCCGCTGTTCCTGCCGGACGTCACACCGTGAGCCTGGACCTGCGCCTGGTCGCCAGGGGCTGGCGTTGGGGACGTCCGGCCCCCCGGCCCCCTTCCGCGCCCGGGGACCCGGTCCCCACGGACGCCTCCTTCTCAACGTCCTGGGCCCGGACACCGCCGGCCCGGGTCGCGCGCGCGGCACTGCAGGAGGCGGCGATCCTTCCCCTCATGCGCAGCGTGGCCCGTCCCGAGGTCCATGGGGCCGAGCGGCTGGAAGGCGTGAAGCAGCCGGCGGTGATCGTCGCCAACCACGCGTCGCACCTGGACACCGCGGTGGTCATCCACTGCCTGCCGCCGCGCTGGCGCAGCAGGGTGGTGGTCGGAGCCGCGGCAGACTACTTCTTCGCCCGCCGCGTGAGCGGCACCGTGGCGGCACTGGCTCTGGGGGCCTTTCCTGTGGAGCGAAGGCGGGCGAGCGCGGTGTCGGCCCGTCTGGCCGTGCGCCTTCTGGACGAGGGATGGAACCTCGTCCTGTTCCCCGAGGGAGGTAGGTCGCCGGACGGCTGGCTGCAGGAACTCAAGCCCGGGGCCGCGTTTGCGGCCGCGAAGTCCGGACGGCCCATCGTCCCGATGTGGATCGAGGGAACCGAACACCTGCTGCCCAAGGACTCCCGCCGCCCGCAGCGCGGACGTGTGCGGGTGTTCGTCGGCGAGCACCTGACACCGGCCCCCGGCGAGAGTCCCCGGGACCTCAACGTCAGGCTGGAGGCCGCGCTGCGGCGCCTTGGGAGTGAAGCCTCCACCGACTGGTGGACCTCCCTGCGCTCGGAGGGCGAGCCCTACGGTCCGGCCGTGGCGGACTGGCGCAGGATCTGGAGCAGGGGACCCTCTCCGTCGCCCGGCGGCTCCCGCTGGGCCTGAGCACCGGCCGTAAAGGGCCTGACTAGCGGACCTGGAAAGCGTCTATGTAGGTCCTGATCCCGGACGACCGGCTGTTGCGCTGACCCGTCACGTACAGCTCGATGGTGTGGGTGCCCGAGGACAAGCCAGTGCGCTCGAACAGGACCTGCTTCCATGACGACGAGGAGGACCATGCATCGACACGCGCCACGGCCACCCCGTCCAGCCGGACCTCGGTGATCCCGGCGTACGGGTGCCGGACCCCCACCCACCTCACCGACGTGCCCGTAAAGCTGTGGCGCACCTTCGACCCGGTCGTGGACGACCTGCGGACGCTGCCGCCGCTGGCAAGCGACGTGGAGTAGGTGTACCAGGTGCCGGTGTAGGTGACGCTCGATGCGTTCTGCTCCACCACCCGCCAGGTGGTGCCCGGAGCGGGAGTGGGGGTTGGGGTGGTTGACGCAGAGGGAAGGCTGCGGTCCTTGACGACCTCCATGGTGGCGTACCAGCGGCCGCTGCCCGAGTGGAAGTACACACCGATGCCCGTGACGGTGTAGCCGTACGGACCCCCCGAGGCCGTGTCGAACATGCACTGCTTGTGTCCGGAGGTGGAGTACAGCCACAGTTCGTAGAGCTTCTGTGCGATCTGGCTGTCGGTCCAGCCCGAGGCGGAGGTGTAGGCGACGTTCTCGCAGGCCGCGAAGCCGGCTGAGTAAAAGCCGTCGTCGGGGGCGCCGTTGGACTCAACCGGGTCGGGCGTGGCCGTGTCGACGCGGGTCCTGAAACCATCGTGGGTGAGGCCCCCTCGCGAAGCCATGTTCACGGAGTGGCCTCGAGCCTTGATCCGCAGTCCGGAGTGCATCCGAAGGGGGCTTCGTCCGATCCCGGACCGTCCGCCGTTGACCTTCTCCAGAACCAGCGACTCGACGTTGATCTCACGTGTGGTAGCGGCCCCCGAAGGGGCAGTCAAAAGCGTCATGAACAGGGCTGCGGCCGCGGCCAAGCATGCGCCGGTACGAGCGGTCTTCTTTGGCATGTTGCCAGTATGGCCGTGTTACCGGCGTTTCGCCGCCCCCAATTCGGGCTAGGGCCTGTCCCAGGAGTAGTCATCCCGGACTACCCCGTGGGCGTGAAGGGCTAAAGGTTCGCCGTCGCCTCGTCCAGCAACCCGGCGAACTTGCGTTGGGCCTGCTCCCGCCGGGCCGGCACGTGCTCCGAGGGGACCTCACGCGGCTCGTACCCCTTCAGCACCTGTCGCGCCACAGTCATCCGATGGACCTCGTCCGGGCCGTCGTAGATCCGTCCCGCTCGTGCGGCCCGGTACATCCGCTCCAGTGGCAGGTCCGTCGAGAAGCCGAGGGAGCCGTGGACCTGGATCGCCCGGTCGAGCACGTCGTGCAGCACCCGGCCCCCCCAGAACTTGATGATCGAGATCTCCTTGCGGGCGGCGGACGCGCCGTGGGTGTCCATCAGCCAGGCCGCATGCAGCGTCATCAGGCGCAACGCGTGGATCTCGGCCGCGGAATCGGCGACCCAGTTCTGGACCGTCTGCTTCCGGGCCAGCGGCTCCCCGAACACCGTCCTGGAGACGGCCCGCTCGCACATCATGTCGAACGCCCGGTTGCACTGCCCTATCCACCGCATGACGTGGTGGATGCGGCCGGGCCCCAGCCGCTTTTGCGCGAGGACGAACGCCTGTCCCTCCTCCCCCATCAGGTTGCCCGCGGGCACCCGGACGTCCTCGTACACGATCTCCGCGTGGCCCCCGGGCCGGTCCAGGGGGTGGTCCGGCTCGTCCATGGTCCCGATGTTGCGCAGCACCCGGACACCCGGCGTGTCCGCGGGGACCAGGATCATCGACATGCCCTGGTACGGGTGGACGTCCGGATTCGTCTGGGCCATCACGATCAGCAGGTCGGCGGTGGCCCCGTTGGACGTGAACCACTTGTGCCCGTTGATGACCCACTCATCGCCCACCCGCTGGGCGGTCGTGCGGATCATCGTCGGGTCCGCCCCGGCTCCCGGCTCCGTCATCGAAAAGGCGGACCGGATGCTGCCGTCGAGCAGCGGCCACAGCCACCGGGCCTTCTGGTCCTCCGTGCCGGCGAGTGCGATGAGCTCGGCGTTGCCGGAATCGGGCGCGTTGTTGCCGAAGACGATGGGGGCGTACAAGGACGTGCCGAGGATCTCGTGCATGAGCCCGAGCTTGACCTGGCCGAACCCCTGGCCCCCGAGCTCGGGTCCCAGGTGCGCCGCCCACAGGCCCCGCTGCTTGACCTCCTGCTTCAGCGGGTCCGTCAGGCGGGTCAGGCGCTGGACCGTCATCGGGACGACCTCGAGAGGCCAGACCTCCGTCCGGACGAACTCCCGCATCCAGTCGAGCTGCGACTGGAACTCAGGTTCGGTCGAGAAGTCCCACGTCACGCGCGCCTCCTGCCCGTGGCTTCTACTGCGGGGTCAGGCTGACTACGGCCTTTTTCAAGGGGTCGATCGTCACGACCGTCTCGCCCTTCCGGGGAGGCTTCACACCCGCAGCCAGGGCCAGGACGGTCCCGTCCTCGAAGACCGCGCGGCCACGGCTGTCGAGGTTGCGGAAGACGCCTGTGTACGTCACGTGCCGGGGAGGGTCTTTGGGAACCACCCCGATACCCGCCACCCACACCACTTCTTTGTTCTCGATACCGGCGTGGACGTACTTGCCCTTCCAGAGCGCCAGTGCCTTCACCTCGTGGGTGCGGGTAGTGAAGCTCTCGATGCGGTCGCTGATGGCGTACGCCTTGCCGCCCTGGAACTGCAGCCGGCCAACGCTCACGTCCGCGACGACCCCCTGCTCGTCCGGCACCCTGGGGCCGGACTCCAGGATCCCCTTGGGACTTTCAGCCGAGCAGGCTCCCAGGATCCCCACGATCACCAGGGCCACGGCCGCGGGCCTGAGCCGGCGCGAGTGACGGATCAGGACCCCCTGGGGACATCGGCGGGAAAGGGCTGCCCGGG
It includes:
- a CDS encoding transcriptional regulator, which translates into the protein DQATYLAVSTGLKKLPAATKRKMFQGIEAPHRMTSVQAGETEAVHTSTLDNVHRQQVVPVQGQTDVLTMGIPYVGPYNVNSIMNPILVVCMGLGYFFNTYRNAPLVRPGGVVILAHPTPRQFHAVHHPSYIDFFDQVLPETTDPAAIEAKFEAAFAADPWYRHLYRNSYAYHGVHPFYMWYWAAHAMSYLGDVIFLGGDPATVRRLGFKSASTMNDALEMASQTVGRDPSITHLHCPPLFLPDVTP
- a CDS encoding lysophospholipid acyltransferase family protein; the protein is MSLDLRLVARGWRWGRPAPRPPSAPGDPVPTDASFSTSWARTPPARVARAALQEAAILPLMRSVARPEVHGAERLEGVKQPAVIVANHASHLDTAVVIHCLPPRWRSRVVVGAAADYFFARRVSGTVAALALGAFPVERRRASAVSARLAVRLLDEGWNLVLFPEGGRSPDGWLQELKPGAAFAAAKSGRPIVPMWIEGTEHLLPKDSRRPQRGRVRVFVGEHLTPAPGESPRDLNVRLEAALRRLGSEASTDWWTSLRSEGEPYGPAVADWRRIWSRGPSPSPGGSRWA
- a CDS encoding CAP domain-containing protein gives rise to the protein MPKKTARTGACLAAAAALFMTLLTAPSGAATTREINVESLVLEKVNGGRSGIGRSPLRMHSGLRIKARGHSVNMASRGGLTHDGFRTRVDTATPDPVESNGAPDDGFYSAGFAACENVAYTSASGWTDSQIAQKLYELWLYSTSGHKQCMFDTASGGPYGYTVTGIGVYFHSGSGRWYATMEVVKDRSLPSASTTPTPTPAPGTTWRVVEQNASSVTYTGTWYTYSTSLASGGSVRRSSTTGSKVRHSFTGTSVRWVGVRHPYAGITEVRLDGVAVARVDAWSSSSSWKQVLFERTGLSSGTHTIELYVTGQRNSRSSGIRTYIDAFQVR
- a CDS encoding acyl-CoA dehydrogenase family protein, producing the protein MTWDFSTEPEFQSQLDWMREFVRTEVWPLEVVPMTVQRLTRLTDPLKQEVKQRGLWAAHLGPELGGQGFGQVKLGLMHEILGTSLYAPIVFGNNAPDSGNAELIALAGTEDQKARWLWPLLDGSIRSAFSMTEPGAGADPTMIRTTAQRVGDEWVINGHKWFTSNGATADLLIVMAQTNPDVHPYQGMSMILVPADTPGVRVLRNIGTMDEPDHPLDRPGGHAEIVYEDVRVPAGNLMGEEGQAFVLAQKRLGPGRIHHVMRWIGQCNRAFDMMCERAVSRTVFGEPLARKQTVQNWVADSAAEIHALRLMTLHAAWLMDTHGASAARKEISIIKFWGGRVLHDVLDRAIQVHGSLGFSTDLPLERMYRAARAGRIYDGPDEVHRMTVARQVLKGYEPREVPSEHVPARREQAQRKFAGLLDEATANL